The window CTGCGCGATCTGGTCGGGGAAAACGATGCCCGTACGATACAAAATCATTACGCCCAAACCGCGTCTAAGTAATCTTTTATGGAGTTTATGCCATATTCCACAGATTATGTTTTCAGCAGTTTTTTTGTAACGGGGGTTAAACGATGGAAAAACCTGTTCCCATCGACGAAGAATATGTTTTCGAAGGGCGTGCGATCGTCAGCGAAACCGATCTCAAGGGGATCATCACCTACGCAAACCGCAAGTTCTGCGAAATTTCGGGATACAGCGTCGACGAACTCGTCGGTGAGCCGCACAACATCATCCGGCATCCCGATATGCCCAAAGCGGCGTTCGCCCAGATGTGGAAAACAATCCAGTCGGGGACGATGTGGCACGGCCTGGTCAAAAATCTCCGTAAAGACGGACGCTATTACTGGGTCGATACCGAAGTGACCCCCACCTACGACGATAACGGAAAAGTAAAAGGATACATGGCCGCACGCAAACCCGCTTCACGCCAGAACATCGAAGAAACGGCCGCTCTGTACGAAAAAATGCTGGAACAAGAGCGATAAGGGGACCCTGTGTTATTTTACAACCATAAACAAGAATTCATCGGGCTGGACGAAGACGCCCTGAAACTGCTTAACTACACCTCGCTCGAAGAACTTCTGACGGTGTGTTCGGATGTCGCGGACCTTTTCGCCAAAGAACCCGGATACATCCACAACTTCAAAAATTTCGGCTGGATCGATTTTCTTCTGCATGCCGATTCCGAATCCAATTCGGCGATCGTCCACGCCAACGGCCGAACCTTTTCATGCACCCTCCATGTCCACAAACTCTATTTGTGCGAAGCTCCTTCGGAAACGGGCTACATGGTCGAAATGCTTCACGTCCAGTCGATGAGTGCGGAGGAGTTCAAGCCCCATACGCTCTCCCCGCGTCCCATTATTGTCTCCAAACCCATTGCGGCCGAAAGCACCCCGGAGCCGTTCGTCGAAACCCCGGCCGTTTCGGAAGAACAAGCGTTCCGCAGCGAACCTGCCCCGTCGATCCTTCCCGATTACGGGCACATTACCCCTACGCCGCTGAGCGAACCCGGAGTCCTTGACGTCCCCTCCTATGAAGAGAGCGAATACGAACCTTTCGGCGAGTCCTACAGCGATGCGTACGACAAAATCACCCTTCCCGAATTCGAAAGCTACGCCGCCGAAACGGCTGTCGAACCGGCCGAACCCGCCAGCCCGCAACCTGCGCCGCATCCTGCCGCCGAAGGACGTTTCACGGCAACGGAACAAAAATACATCGATGCCCTCAAAGTGGACCGTTCCTACCGCTTCGACCCCAACGTCGCCGCAAGCGAGCTGGGACTCCCGGTCGATCTGATCCAGGAATTCATCGGCGATTTCATCCAGCAGTCCCATGATTTCAAAAACGACCTGTTCGATGCCGCGCTGCGCGCCGACATGAACAATCTCAAAATCCTTTCTCACAAACTCAAAGGGGTGGCGGCGAATCTGCGGATCGAAGACGCTTTCGAATGCCTCAGCGTGATCAATACCTCCGACGATATTGCCGAAATCGAAGCGAACCTCAAATATTTCTATGCGATCATCGACAAACTCGAAGGAAAATCCTCTTCCCAAAACGGCGACGGAGCCGCTTTTCAAACCGCCCCCGAGCCCGAGACGGCATCGTATTCCGAAACGCCCTACGACTACGGTATCGACGCGTCATCGTATCCGGACGATTTCGATACCTCTTACGCCGACGAGAGCGCCGACGTCCCAAGCGTTTACGCCGATGAGCGAACCGATACCGAAAATGGCTATCCCCATGATTTCTCCGAACCCGTCGAGTCGTTTGCGGACGAAGAGGACATCTACGCTTTCGACATCAAAGAGAGCGTGCTCGATGAGCCTTCGGTTCCGTCCAAAACAACAGCGATACCCGAGTACGGCTTCGGGCTCAAACACGATGAAGATTCGCCGCTCATTATCCAGGAAGAAGAGCTCTTCGAAACGGAACCCTTCTCCGACATCCCCGACGAAGAGCCTTTCACCGAATCGGCCGAGCCTATTCAGCCGGTCGACGCCGCACCGATACGGTCGCTGCACTACGATAAATCGGCCGTCGCCGGACAGCTGGGGATCGAACGCGCCTTCCTGGACGAACTGATCGACGATTACAAACGCGACGCCCTTGTCTCCGGCGAGCGGATCGCCGCGGCGATCGCCGCTTTCGACACCCACCTTTGGCAGAGTGCAGCAAGGGAACTCAAAGGGATCAGCGACAACCTAAGACTCGCCGAAATTTCCGAAGAACTGGCCGTACTGTCGGTAACCAACGATGCCCAGGAAGCCAACAAAGCTTCCAAACGTCTGAACGGTTATCTCGAACAACTATAAATTTGATCAACGAATACAGAGGAATTCCATGCAAATAGGACTTAGAAACCGACTCCGTCTCATCAGTCTCCTCCCGATTCTGATTCTTTTCGCCCTGGCAAGCTACTATGTCGGAAACGCTTATATAAGCTATCAATCGGCCCAACAGCTACAGGTGCGGTTGGAAGGAAACAAACAGCTCACCGATTTGATCAACAACCTCTCCCGCGAGCGGGGGATGACGGTGATGTACATGGGGAACCATTCTCCCACCACCCTCAAATCGCTCCATGCCCAGCGCACGATCGTTGATCACAAAATCGCCGACTATCAAAAATACCTCTCGACCGTCATGCTCAACAATGCCGCCGAGCAGGAAAAAGCGTCCCAGCTGGATGCGCTGGTCACGAAACTCCACGCCCAGATCAAACAGTCCCGGCCGCTCGTCGATGTCGGCAACGCCAGTTTCGAGCGTATTTTTTCCGAGGTATACGGCAAATCGCAGGAGAGCCTGATCAACGAGCTCACGGAGCTCGCCGGGCTTCATTTCGACGATGAGATCAACGCCCTCTCCTCGACGTACCTCTCGCTCGTCCGCGCCAACGAATACAGCAGCATCGAACGCGACTACATCACCTACCTCCTCTCACGCGCCACACCGCTGAGCGAAGAGGAACTCGACCGATGGATCACGCTGCTCAGCAAAGCCGATTCCCTCACCGTCGAGGGGATGAAGGACAAAACGATCCAGGTGCAGCTGCAGGCCACCTTGTTCAGCGAAGACAACACCGAGCTGTTCCAGGACATCACGACGGAACGCTCAGCCATCCTCCAGGCAAGTGCAACGGGGACGTTCGACACCCAGTCGGGGATCTGGTTTGCAATGATTTCCGAAAAAATCAGTGCCATCGACGACGCCCAGAAAGTGTTGATCGACGCGATGGACAAACGCTCCGGCACCGTTCAGAACCAGGCGGTGCAGCTCCTTGTCGTCGCCGTCGGGGTATGGCTGCTGGCCGTCTTGGTCGGAGTGCTTGGGGTCCTCCTCTCGAGCGAAATCACCAAAAACATCAAAAACCTCGAATCGGTACTCAAACGGGTCGCCGCAGACACCAACGACACCGAAGCCGAAACCCTCAGCCAGTCGATCAACCTCGACACCGCCGCAGGGACGGCGCAGGCATATGCCCTGCTCGAACGGATCATCGAGCAGACGCTTCACGACAAACAGTACGCACTCGAAGCGTCCGAAGCCAAATCGATGTTCCTGGCCAACATGTCGCACGAAATCCGGACGCCGCTCAACGGCATCGTCGGATTCACCGAACTGCTCAAGGATACGGAGCTTCACGACGAACAGCGCGAATTCATCGACATCATCGAAAAAAGTTCAGAAAATCTCCTCGAGATCATCAACAACATCCTCGACCTCTCGAAAATCGAGAGCAACAAACTCGAGATCGAAGAGATCGTCTTTAACCCGATTGACGAATTCGAAAGCGCCGTGGAGGTCTACGCCGTCCGCGCCTCCGAAAAACACATCGACCTCGCCTGCTACGTCGATCCGAGTCTCGAACGCCCGCTCAAAGGGGATCCGACCAAGATCAAAGAGGTCATCATCAACCTCCTCTCCAATGCGGTCAAATTTACCAACAGCGGCGGCGCCATCAGCGTCGACATCCGCCGCGTCGAGTGCGACGCTCTGAACCGTGCGCGCGTCCGCTTCCAGGTCAAAGACAACGGGATCGGCGTGACGAGCGAACAAAAATCGCGTATTTTCGAAGCGTTCTCGCAAGCCGACACTTCGATTACCCGCAAATACGGGGGTACGGGTCTTGGGCTGACGATTTCCAGCCGCTTCGTCGAATTGATGGGTTCCCGACTTGAACTCGAAAGCGAACCGGGCAACGGAACTTCGTTCTTCTTTACCCTCGAATTCGAGGAGATCGAAACCCTCAACGAACCGCTCAAAGGGGCTTTCTCAAGCATCAATGCGGTGATTCTCGAAAGCACCTCGAAGAAAAAACTCCAAAATACCTATCTCAAAGAGTACCTCGACTACTTTGGGGTAAGCTACACCACGTTCCATGAAGTGGACGAGCTCAAAATGCTCGAACGGCAGGTCAATTACGACCTGCTCATCGTCGACAACGATTACGTGAACGAAGAGGATCTGATCACCTATTCTTCGTCACAGGAACAACTTGTCCTGGTGACCAAATCGTATTACATGAAAAAAATCGATTCGATGGGGATTGATATTTTCAAAGTGCTTTACGAACCGCTCAACAGTACCAAGATCCGTGCAACCCTCGAGTCGTATGACATTGAAGCGTTCAGCAGCCGGAAGCAAAAAGCGACCCGCCGTAAAAAATTTGACGAAAAAAGCTCCCGTTTCGCCGCAACGGCGCTGGTTGCGGAGGACAACGTCATCAACCAAAAACTGATCCGCCGTACCCTCGAAGACCTGGGGTTGGAGATCACCATCGCAAACAACGGGCTCGAAGCGTTCGAAAAACGGAAAAACGGCGATTTCGACGTCATCTTTATGGATATCCAGATGCCGGTTCTCGACGGTATCGAAGCGACGCAGGAGATTCTCGACTTCGAAGAAGACTACGGCCAGCACCACATACCGATCATCGCCCTCACCGCCAACGCCCTCAAAGGGGACCGCGAGCGTTTCCTGGCAGCGGGAATGGACGAATACACGACCAAACCGCTGGTTCGGAGCGAAATTATCTCCTTGCTCAACAACTTTCTCTCGCACAAAATCGTCGACATCAAATCGGTTCCGAAATCGGCCACCGAAGTCGCTACGATCCCCCAGGAAGAAGCGTTTTCTCCCCAAGAAGAGGATGAGATCGCCGACGTCGCAATGATGGCTGCGTCTTCCGAGGCAGTCGCAGAAGAATCGGCTTCCTCCGGTGCAATCGAAGAGTCTATGGCTTCGGAAGCCCAGACGGTTGACGTGGAAATACCCGTTGGGACCGAACCCGACCTCGCCGAGCCCAGACGTTCGGCCTACGATGCCGATATCGTCATTGCCAAGCAAAACGCTCTGGAAATGAAACTCTTCACCCGTATTCTCGACGATCTGGGCTACACCTACAAAACGGTCGGGAGCATCGACGAGCTTAAAGCCGAGATCGCCAACCGCCGTTACAAACTCGCACTGTTTGATAAAACGCTTTCGGGACTCGACCTCAAGGATCTGTATGATATAATCCGTTCCGGCGACAGTGACATATCGCTTGTGATGTTGATCGATCCGAATGCATCGGAAGAAGCGGACGACGCCATGTACGTCCACGAGATCATCCGCAACATCATCAACAAAGACCTGCTGCGTCTGGTGTTTGAAAAATTTATTTAACAAACGGGGAAATTCGAAATGGGTGATAAAAAACTGAAAGTGCTTGCGGTTGACGACGACATGATCAACCTCAAGCTGCTCAAAACCATGCTGCTCAAAACCCCGAACGTTTCGCAGGTCGTCGAAGCCAAAAACGGTGCGGATGCCATCGGTATCCTCAAATCGCAGTTCGACATCGACATTATCCTTCTTGACATCATCATGCCCGTCATGGGGGGCATCGAAATGCTTAAAGTGATCCGTGCCGACGAGTCGCTCCGTCAGCTTCCCGTCATCGTCCTCACGACCGACGAAACCAAAAAGGGGGAAGCCCTCGAATGCGGTGCGAACGGTTTTCTGATGAAACCGGTACGGGAAAAAGACGTCGTCGCCAAAATCTCCCAGCTCGCCCTCTAAGCGTCAAAGGGCTCTTTTCCCTTTCCCCGAATACCTTCTTTCTAGAGTTTTTGCCAGGAGCGTTTGTGAACGCGGACATCTTCCGAGGACAAATTCCGGTCATCCACCCGCACGTCGATCAGCACCATGGTCTCTTTGCCCGTATTTCGCGCTAACGTGTCGCAGGCGGCCGGAGCAGCCCCTCGGAAAGAATACGCCAGCGAGGCGGTAACGTCAAACATCGGATTGCCTGCGGCATTATTGACGATAATGTTCAGGCGGTTCAGGCAGGTTCCGCCCGCCGTGTCGACCCCCTGCGCGCGCATCAGGGCGTATTCGGTAGCGCTTTGCGCCAGCAGTTCGGCCTGGGTGTGAAGATAGGCGTTCGATACGGTCTTGCTCCCCAGCGATGCATTCTGCATCATCAATGCTCCGCCCGCGGCTATGATGACGACGATGAATATCGCCATGATCATCGCGAATCCTTTGCGTTTAGTAACGTACATGCACCATCCTTTCGCGGCAAATCTGATCCTGCGGCAACGTCGAATCGTTGAGATTGGCATCGATCCCGTTCATGCAGATTTTGAGAGTATACACATTCCCGACGCTGGAATTGACCGTCGTATTGCTCGCATCGTACATAATCGTGAAATGGGCGACGTTATCTCCCAGTATCCGCGGGGTAGCGGCGACGCTGTATACTTCTCCGTTCCAGGGCTGGAACCCCGTATACATGCTAAAGACCCCGTTTCTGGCACGGAACGCGTAGGCCGTGCGTAGCACGTAGGCTCGACTCGACTGCCCGCTGATGCTCAACACCTCATCGAGGGTCAGGTCGGTCGGGCCCACAACGGCCGTAACCGTCCGGTACGCCTGATTTGTCCCCGCCCCGGTAATCCAGCCGAAGCGGCCGCAATCGCTCCCCTCGGCCAAACCGTCGCTGCGGAAAATGGCCGTGGGGTTGGCGGGGTCTAACAAGGAATCGCTGTTGTGCATCGCCGTATAATTCGAATCGGGTCCCGAGAGGTTCGTCCCCACATTGATCACCTCGCTGCTCCATCCGGGACGGAAACGCGTTCCGTCCCAGTATCCGCGCAACCCTTCATCGTCCACCCCGACAAACGCGATCGTGTAATCGTTCCCGTCGTCGCCGGAAATCGGTACACCGTTGCACACGCTTCCCAGTGCCGCATCGTTCTGGTCGAGACGAACGATCGATCCGGAGATGCCGTTTTCGAAATAACGGGCCACCTGTTCGAGGATCTGGTCGGCTTGTGCGGAGCGCTTCGTATACTCTCCGGTCCGGTAGATACCGTCGTAATACTGTCGCAGCGCTTCAAGCGCCAGCGTTCCGACAATTCCGAGGATGACAATGACGAACAGCAGCTCGATCATCGTAAAGGCTCTGCGTTGGACTAACGATTTCATTCGGCAAATTTACCTACGTTGGATTTGAAAAACGTCAGGGTCATGTCGACGTCAGGGTTGGCGGCATTCTGAACCCGGGCGACCACCCGTTTAAGGTGGGTCTGCGTTCCCGAGGCCGCAGGGCTCATCGAGGTCGACGAGCCGAGCCGCCAAGTCGCCGTCGCGGCCCCTGCGGCATCGATCGCCGACATCGTCGCATCGACGTAGCTGACCGCATAAGCGACCGGAACGGTATACACTGCCGCTCCCCCCGTTTGCTGGATCTGCAGGTTGTACGCCCTGGCGTGCAACTGCTCGATCCCCTGGCTCAGGTTCAGATTCCCCGCTGCGGGATTGGCCGCCATCGCCGCTCCCCCCGTCGCGCACGCCATGCTCGAATCGGGATTGGCGCGGAAAACGGCACTGCCGCCGAATGGATCGGGACGATTGCACGGCAGATCGCCCCCGACCTGCAACGGCCGGAAATCGGGAGGAAGGGAATTTTGATCCCAGCGGGCTTGGGAGACTTTGACGATCTCGCCGCTTAAACGTTTGAGAATATCCTCATCGACCATCAATCCCATCGACGCATTATTCGCCACCGCCATCATGGAAGGGATGGAGAGGACACTGATGGCGATTACGACGATCGCGAAGATGAGTTCGATCATGGCTACCGCGCGACGCATGGAACTCCTTTGTCAGCGGGTGGAAGGGGTGTAGTCGTACGTTACCCCTCCCCCCGTCGTCTGTTTGTTGGTTTTATCTCCCCGCAACGCCGCATCGGATGCGCTTCCCGATCGGCCGACCGCGGGAACGACGTTGATGTTGAAACACGGGTGGGTCGCGCAATCGAGATTGGTCGCCGATGGATCGGCATAATCGAGCGCATTCACCCCGTACCACAGCCACGGTGCCGTATCGATATGGGCCTTGCGGCTGTAGGGGATATTGGCCGCACCGACGGCGGGGAAAGCGTAGGTTTCGATCCCGTTGACCGCCGCCTGGCCGATATTCGATCCCGACGAACCCGCGGCACTCTGCAAACGGGTAATGTTACCGTCGCCGTAGTTGGTGTCGGCATGCAGAAGGTTGACGTACCAAAGGGGAGTGTTCCGGCTTGCGGCCAGAGGCGTCCCCGCCAAAATCGGTGCATTATACACTTCGTACCATGCGGAGGCGCTGAAGGCCACATCCCCGAAAACCCTCACGTCTCGCGGGATCAGGCGCCCGTAGGCATGGGTGACGTTGAAATCCATCGATCGCGCACCGTCCGCTTCGTGCATGGGGCTCAGGTCGGCCTGCATCAAACACTCCGCCACACTCGAGCACCGGATGTTCAACGCGGTGAAATCGGCTACTTTCGGATCGGTGGGCCGCGTGACGTTGCGTTCGTAATTGAGACGGGTAATCGTCGAGAGCGAGCCGCGGGTGTCTTTCGTAAAGTTACCGTCATCGATCCTCAACAACCGCATGTCCAGCGCCGCGGTATTGACATCGGTCGCATTCGAATCGTAGATCAGCGCCCCCGTAGCGTTGAAATCCTGGAAACGGACCTGGTAAGCGTTCCCCGCAACCGTCAGGTTGTTGTTGGACCGCAGGGAGAGGTTCAGATCGTTTGCGTAACACCCCGTGACGAAGTTCGTATTGACAACGTTGTTGTACCCCATCGCCTTGATTTTTCCGGTTGCCCGGACTGACATGTCCATCGAATCGGACCGGCTCATATCGGCAGTGTAAATGAAATTGTTCGCGGCAACGTTGTTCGGACGGGTCCCGATCCCGAACGAAACGTTCAGATCGAACTTGTACGGCAGGAACGTCAGCTGGTAATCACGGTATTTCAGCCCGTTTTCGACATTGTCGTGGGTGCTGTTGATCTGACAGCCGACAAGGTTGTTCAGCGTCCCGCCGCTGAGGCTCACCGTAGTCGCCTGGGCCGGTACGTAAGTAGTGTCCGGCGCGCATTCGACGGCGCTCAGGAAATGGGGACCCGTCTGGTGGGTCTGCTTCTCGCTGTCCCAGTCGACCGCCGTCCAGGTCTTGTCGATGATATTGAGGCGGTACTCCCCGATCTGGGAGAGGTTCCCCTCGGCCGAAACGGTCCCGTCAAGGAGATTAAAACTCTGGGGTTTGTGCGCCGTATCGTTGCACCCGACTTTGGGGGTGGCGGGATCCCATACAAGGGTGATGTTGTAATCGCTTCCCCCGGTTCCGAAATAGCGGGTATACCCGGGCGAGGCGGCATTATCCAGATGGTTGGTGGCATTGATATCGTAGCGGTAGTCGTATCCGCTCGCCACCTTGATCCGTCCGGTGAGCGGAGTTGTCATACCGGTGTATCCGGGCGCGAAGAGCTGCGTCACCGCACGGTTGGTCTGGTTCATGTCTTTGAGCGCCACCGTGTAGCTTTCGGGGCGGATCGCGAAATTGTCCCGCGAACAGAGCACTTCCGTCCGTGCCCCATAGAGGCACTCCATACAGATCGCAACGTCCTTGTAGGTGCTGCTGTTCCCGTTATTAAAGCAGGCGACCGAGGTTTGATCGGTCATCTGGTCATTGGGCATTTTGACGAACTGGCGGCAGTGAGGATAGATTTTGTGGATATCCGAAAAGTTGTCGATCCGTATCCCGTTGTTCGTCGGAACGATCGTGATGAGCGAACCGTCGGCGTCGTTGAGAGTATTGTAGGTGACCCGAAACGCCGCATTCGGCGTCGCTTTTTTGTAAAACTCCTCCGCCTGCGTAATGGGGGAAGGTTCCCCGGTAATGGTATCGGAGACCATCCCTTTTGCGATCGCCGCCTGGATCGTTCCGGCATTGAAATTGATCTGCGAGACGTTGTTTTCAAACGCCACCCAAACGCGGGGGCTGATAGAGCTGGAGGGTTCGCGGCATGCCGCGTCGACGTCGTGAAACTGGCTGGCGTCGATCAGCTCGACCGCCACGATGGTGCTGACCGGCTGCGGCGTGTCGAGGGCTTCGGGGTTGAACGACGCTACCCGCAGGTTGCCCGGACGTTTCGTCACCTGGGTGGTAAGATCGTAATAGCGGGTGGCGGTGGAAGAATCGTACAACCCCGCATCTACGACACTGAAAATCCCCCATTCGGGAGTGTAGCTGAAATTGTCCGCGGTACACATCGGGAGACGTTCCCCCCCGATGGTCGAGGAGTACGGAAGACTGAGCGTCGTACCATCCGGCAGCGGAATCGCCAGGTCGTAAGTAAACGTCCCGACGATCGGTATCCGTATGTCGCCGATATTTTTGGGGGTCAGCAGGTAATAGGCGTACGCGTGCTGCTCTCCCCCCATGTTCCCCAGCGGGATGTTTTTGATGTAGGTATCGCTGACACTCAGCGGCCATGCCCCGTCGTTTTTGTAGGTGGGCGAATATTCACCCGGATAGGTCACCGCTACGGAATTGCGCTTGTAGATCGCCTGCGTATCGTCGATCTCGGTAATGCTCAGCTGCACGTTGTTGGCCATCACGTCGGAGGCTTCCTGGTTACGAATGTAGAGACTGACGTTGATGTCTTCGGTATTGGGGAGATAGCCGCTCACGTAAGGCATCGCCGTCCCGTTGTTCTCTTCGGTGAACGGAAGGCCGTTTTGCTCATACCCGTAGTCGTAACAAAACTGCGGAACGTACAGCTCAGTCGCAAACGCAATCATCGACGGCCAGTATTTGTCCTGAGTCGAGGTAAACGTAAAGCGCATGGTCGCCTGTTTGGGTTTGAGATAATTGCCGATGTCAAACGTCTGGATATCGATACCGTTGTTGTTGACCAGTTCGGGAACCCGGTCGTCCCCGCCGGTAATACTGGAGTTAAACGTATTATTGGCCGTCGTTGCGAGGGTAACCGTTCCCCCCGTATTGTAATCGGTTGTCCGCAGTACGTCGCCGCTGATGTGTTTGTCCCCTTCGGCGGCGAAGACCGAAACCTCGGCGGTGATATCGTTTTTGTCCGGGGTGTAGAAACCGGTTACGTCGATATTGACGTTCGGCACGTCCTGGCTGACCACCTTCCACCCGTCGAAGATGCTGAAACTCCGGAATTTCTCGTTTTGGTCCGCCAGATTCGAATAAACCACCACCAGCGTCCATGCCCCGTACGATCCGAGCGAATCGATTTTTCCCTCATATACCGGGATATTGGCGACGGTATAGTTCCCCTCGTTCCATTTTCCCGCACCGAAATGTTCGGTCACGTCCGCAAAAGCCGAATAGCTGGTAAACCCGCCGTACCCTTCATTCACCCCGTAATCCAGACGGTCGGGTGTGATGTCGACGTAAGTGTTGGCCCCCTCTTCCTGCCGGAGCTTGATCGTCATGTTGGTACTGAACGCGGCATTGGCGACGATCGCCTGCCAGTACAACCCGGCCCAGATTACTTCGGCGCCTGCGGGAAGTTTGAGTTCGGATGTGGTCGAATTGCTCAATCCGCCCGTTGTCGTATCGGCATGATACCCGCACAGGTAATAGTAATTGTTCGCATCGGTCGCATCGGTGATGTACGAGCCGTTGGTATAGGTCGAGCAGATCGAGGAGTTCTGCGTCGTGGGGGGAACGAGGACCGTGTTCCCGATGGTTTTCATGTCCCC of the Campylobacterota bacterium genome contains:
- a CDS encoding PAS domain-containing protein codes for the protein MEKPVPIDEEYVFEGRAIVSETDLKGIITYANRKFCEISGYSVDELVGEPHNIIRHPDMPKAAFAQMWKTIQSGTMWHGLVKNLRKDGRYYWVDTEVTPTYDDNGKVKGYMAARKPASRQNIEETAALYEKMLEQER
- a CDS encoding ATP-binding protein, yielding MQIGLRNRLRLISLLPILILFALASYYVGNAYISYQSAQQLQVRLEGNKQLTDLINNLSRERGMTVMYMGNHSPTTLKSLHAQRTIVDHKIADYQKYLSTVMLNNAAEQEKASQLDALVTKLHAQIKQSRPLVDVGNASFERIFSEVYGKSQESLINELTELAGLHFDDEINALSSTYLSLVRANEYSSIERDYITYLLSRATPLSEEELDRWITLLSKADSLTVEGMKDKTIQVQLQATLFSEDNTELFQDITTERSAILQASATGTFDTQSGIWFAMISEKISAIDDAQKVLIDAMDKRSGTVQNQAVQLLVVAVGVWLLAVLVGVLGVLLSSEITKNIKNLESVLKRVAADTNDTEAETLSQSINLDTAAGTAQAYALLERIIEQTLHDKQYALEASEAKSMFLANMSHEIRTPLNGIVGFTELLKDTELHDEQREFIDIIEKSSENLLEIINNILDLSKIESNKLEIEEIVFNPIDEFESAVEVYAVRASEKHIDLACYVDPSLERPLKGDPTKIKEVIINLLSNAVKFTNSGGAISVDIRRVECDALNRARVRFQVKDNGIGVTSEQKSRIFEAFSQADTSITRKYGGTGLGLTISSRFVELMGSRLELESEPGNGTSFFFTLEFEEIETLNEPLKGAFSSINAVILESTSKKKLQNTYLKEYLDYFGVSYTTFHEVDELKMLERQVNYDLLIVDNDYVNEEDLITYSSSQEQLVLVTKSYYMKKIDSMGIDIFKVLYEPLNSTKIRATLESYDIEAFSSRKQKATRRKKFDEKSSRFAATALVAEDNVINQKLIRRTLEDLGLEITIANNGLEAFEKRKNGDFDVIFMDIQMPVLDGIEATQEILDFEEDYGQHHIPIIALTANALKGDRERFLAAGMDEYTTKPLVRSEIISLLNNFLSHKIVDIKSVPKSATEVATIPQEEAFSPQEEDEIADVAMMAASSEAVAEESASSGAIEESMASEAQTVDVEIPVGTEPDLAEPRRSAYDADIVIAKQNALEMKLFTRILDDLGYTYKTVGSIDELKAEIANRRYKLALFDKTLSGLDLKDLYDIIRSGDSDISLVMLIDPNASEEADDAMYVHEIIRNIINKDLLRLVFEKFI
- a CDS encoding response regulator, producing the protein MGDKKLKVLAVDDDMINLKLLKTMLLKTPNVSQVVEAKNGADAIGILKSQFDIDIILLDIIMPVMGGIEMLKVIRADESLRQLPVIVLTTDETKKGEALECGANGFLMKPVREKDVVAKISQLAL
- a CDS encoding prepilin-type N-terminal cleavage/methylation domain-containing protein, with the protein product MKSLVQRRAFTMIELLFVIVILGIVGTLALEALRQYYDGIYRTGEYTKRSAQADQILEQVARYFENGISGSIVRLDQNDAALGSVCNGVPISGDDGNDYTIAFVGVDDEGLRGYWDGTRFRPGWSSEVINVGTNLSGPDSNYTAMHNSDSLLDPANPTAIFRSDGLAEGSDCGRFGWITGAGTNQAYRTVTAVVGPTDLTLDEVLSISGQSSRAYVLRTAYAFRARNGVFSMYTGFQPWNGEVYSVAATPRILGDNVAHFTIMYDASNTTVNSSVGNVYTLKICMNGIDANLNDSTLPQDQICRERMVHVRY
- a CDS encoding Ig-like domain-containing protein, whose amino-acid sequence is MKVNDTIRSMIRLVVLMLMGGWTVLQAAIVLESDNFNNNVEGWAGGTRTSNMYKIENGTSASKLYNFNGNDYALKNVIISFDVSIANGWETTDALRVIANGATTTFTQTDGVYHYTVNAVLDTGGDLNLRIHTDSSYSSEDAWIDNIVITFITADAANDTFTMVKNTTHSGNLLSNDVGPSLSVISNTSPAHGSVTVASNGSFTYTPTAEYMGSDTFTYTIRDTNGYEDTATVTVTVTDVITAGYRDFTLRKQLYTKGDMKTIGNTVLVPPTTQNSSICSTYTNGSYITDATDANNYYYLCGYHADTTTGGLSNSTTSELKLPAGAEVIWAGLYWQAIVANAAFSTNMTIKLRQEEGANTYVDITPDRLDYGVNEGYGGFTSYSAFADVTEHFGAGKWNEGNYTVANIPVYEGKIDSLGSYGAWTLVVVYSNLADQNEKFRSFSIFDGWKVVSQDVPNVNIDVTGFYTPDKNDITAEVSVFAAEGDKHISGDVLRTTDYNTGGTVTLATTANNTFNSSITGGDDRVPELVNNNGIDIQTFDIGNYLKPKQATMRFTFTSTQDKYWPSMIAFATELYVPQFCYDYGYEQNGLPFTEENNGTAMPYVSGYLPNTEDINVSLYIRNQEASDVMANNVQLSITEIDDTQAIYKRNSVAVTYPGEYSPTYKNDGAWPLSVSDTYIKNIPLGNMGGEQHAYAYYLLTPKNIGDIRIPIVGTFTYDLAIPLPDGTTLSLPYSSTIGGERLPMCTADNFSYTPEWGIFSVVDAGLYDSSTATRYYDLTTQVTKRPGNLRVASFNPEALDTPQPVSTIVAVELIDASQFHDVDAACREPSSSISPRVWVAFENNVSQINFNAGTIQAAIAKGMVSDTITGEPSPITQAEEFYKKATPNAAFRVTYNTLNDADGSLITIVPTNNGIRIDNFSDIHKIYPHCRQFVKMPNDQMTDQTSVACFNNGNSSTYKDVAICMECLYGARTEVLCSRDNFAIRPESYTVALKDMNQTNRAVTQLFAPGYTGMTTPLTGRIKVASGYDYRYDINATNHLDNAASPGYTRYFGTGGSDYNITLVWDPATPKVGCNDTAHKPQSFNLLDGTVSAEGNLSQIGEYRLNIIDKTWTAVDWDSEKQTHQTGPHFLSAVECAPDTTYVPAQATTVSLSGGTLNNLVGCQINSTHDNVENGLKYRDYQLTFLPYKFDLNVSFGIGTRPNNVAANNFIYTADMSRSDSMDMSVRATGKIKAMGYNNVVNTNFVTGCYANDLNLSLRSNNNLTVAGNAYQVRFQDFNATGALIYDSNATDVNTAALDMRLLRIDDGNFTKDTRGSLSTITRLNYERNVTRPTDPKVADFTALNIRCSSVAECLMQADLSPMHEADGARSMDFNVTHAYGRLIPRDVRVFGDVAFSASAWYEVYNAPILAGTPLAASRNTPLWYVNLLHADTNYGDGNITRLQSAAGSSGSNIGQAAVNGIETYAFPAVGAANIPYSRKAHIDTAPWLWYGVNALDYADPSATNLDCATHPCFNINVVPAVGRSGSASDAALRGDKTNKQTTGGGVTYDYTPSTR